A part of Ptychodera flava strain L36383 chromosome 11, AS_Pfla_20210202, whole genome shotgun sequence genomic DNA contains:
- the LOC139144404 gene encoding uncharacterized protein, whose amino-acid sequence MSPNLKTWVTDDYDARITDRLVSFRRFSEKLGKRLEPIAVATPTLPSTQKNVNLPKLTLEKFEGDILKWQSFYDGFKAAVHDDANLSNIQRFQYLKAHLTGEAAKSIDGLSLSNSNYTQAMELLTNRYGQPHKVISAYMRALWDLERPTMNVQSLRSFYDKLESYIRGLKALGKAEDSYGELLVPLILDKIPTSTRQQITRVYGSNEWNLSELREALRKENRSPAVRQQLRKQFRAI is encoded by the coding sequence ATGTCGCCGAACTTGAAAACTTGGGTAACAGACGACTACGACGCCAGAATCACAGACAGGTTAGTGTCATTTCGCCGCTTCTCTGAAAAACTTGGTAAACGACTAGAGCCGATCGCCGTTGCAACGCCAACTCTACCTTCAACTCAGAAAAATGTGAATTTACCCAAGCTGACTCTCGAGAAATTTGAAGGCGACATCCTGAAATGGCAAAGTTTCTATGATGGTTTCAAGGCGGCAGTTCATGACGACGCTAACCTCAGTAACATACAACGTTTCCAATATCTAAAGGCGCATCTAACAGGAGAAGCTGCCAAATCAATCGATGGCCTTTCATTGTCGAACTCAAACTACACACAAGCCATGGAACTTTTGACAAATCGATACGGACAGCCTCACAAAGTTATCAGTGCTTACATGAGGGCATTGTGGGATCTAGAACGACCAACCATGAATGTGCAGAGTCTCAGGTCGTTCTATGATAAACTTGAGTCCTACATCCGGGGACTGAAAGCACTGGGGAAAGCAGAAGACAGCTATGGAGAACTGCTGGTACCCCTAATTCTGGACAAAATTCCAACCAGCACCCGTCAACAAATAACAAGAGTGTATGGTAGCAACGAGTGGAACCTCAGCGAACTCCGCGAAGCACTTCGAAAGGAAAATAGAAGTCCTGCAGTCAGGCAACAACTCAGAAAACAGTTTCGAGCAATTTGA
- the LOC139143773 gene encoding uncharacterized protein, with protein MAMLYSTERNKYFCGGVLLNRRFVMTAAHCIHLSQATEQNLKVYLGKYNADEEEDHQRVYDVAEIILHPDYQVETFDADIALLRLAQRVAFSDYIIPICIPSSNSAENMLRAGKAGVVTGWGETQEDDVSPNFLREVRLQVVDHNICGDRHSNVVTNNMFCAGPPLGQEGRDACTGDSGGPFMKKSGERWYLLGLVSWGVGCANPNLPGVYTTVHRFHDWTENNIPDGEESCITTEENYESQLEEKDATISGLEATIASMTSEISTLEERLETCAAIDDVDDSSSLSSLPPVVPIDERTRCDGYCPGSFTTRAICINGFCQCLSATYDTYTCLPVVGGCEIKKNAANPAATAKLEGQDRELYSCIDNDNDDYEVHAIGVYEGRAHRTATRSTVRIQKVARPDRPIVLVLATYEPINWVVEMPNDVTIDRVLLIAYHISDTDVVARGGAIRTVERLPYSTETPYGYGNDNGGGNTAGLLLYIDGRFGPVTSFTGTYKADEWSLSVGLLAQSPSVPEAGEVSQSFWTRFAFHYDDSWTDCHGDQYVKRTSYDVGRYVGVVLCTSTKYKILLADDLEEEFLNVADQSGSGKDHCEFVGAPNELNVESHSGNIFNAPLVPGYHRAEWGESPEFGFIGGGVGTAWTGKYPARSYECGVNIPGNLMP; from the exons ATGGCGATGCTCTACAGCACCGAACGCAACAAATACTTCTGTGGGGGCGTGCTGTTGAACCGACGTTTCGTCATGACAGCTGCGCACTGCATTCACCTCTCTCAGGCTACCGAACAGAATTTGAAAGTCTACCTTGGAAAGTACAACGCCGATGAGGAAGAGGATCACCAACGAGTATATGATGTCGCCGAGATTATTTTACACCCGGATTACCAGGTAGAAACCTTCGATGCGGACATCGCCCTCTTGAGACTGGCCCAGCGTGTGGCCTTTTCAGATTACATCATTCCAA TATGCATCCCAAGTTCCAACTCGGCAGAAAACATGTTGAGGGCAGGCAAAGCTGGAGTTGTGACAGGCTGGGGTGAAACACAAGAAGATGACGTGTCGCCCAACTTCCTTCGAGAG GTTCGCCTGCAAGTTGTCGATCACAACATCTGCGGAGACAGGCACTCAAATGTCGTCACCAACAACATGTTTTGCGCCGGTCCACCACTTGGTCAAGAGGGGAGAGACGCATGCACCGGTGATAGTGGGGGACCATTCATGAAGAAG AGTGGCGAACGCTGGTATTTGTTAGGTCTGGTCAGCTGGGGTGTGGGTTGTGCAAACCCGAATCTACCGGGCGTCTACACCACAGTGCATAGATTCCACGACTGGACGGAGAACAATATTCCCGATGGAGAGGAAAGTTGTATCACCACAGAAG AAAACTATGAGAGTCAGTTAGAAGAGAAAGACGCCACGATATCCGGTCTGGAAGCAACGATAGCTAGCATGACGAGCGAAATTTCTACTCTTGAAGAAAGGTTGGAAACTTGTGCCGCGATCGACGATG TGGACGATTCGTCATCGCTTTCTTCTCTCCCGCCTGTCGTTCCTATCGACGAAAGAACACGCTGTGACGGCTACTGCCCCGGTAGTTTCACCACCAGAGCTATCTGCATCAACGGCTTCTGTCAGTGCCTCTCAGCTACCTACGACACGTACACATGCTTAC CTGTGGTTGGCGGCTGCGAGATTAAGAAGAACGCCGCGAATCCAGCGGCCACAGCCAAGCTGGAAGGCCAGGACAGGGAACTGTACAGCTGTATTGACAACGACAATGACGACTATGAGGTGCACGCCATCGGCGTTTACGAAGGAAGGGCACACCGTACGGCGACACGGAGCACCGTCCGCATCCAGAAAGTGGCCCGGCCTGACAGACCGATCGTTTTGGTCCTTGCAACTTATGAACCCATCAACTGGGTTGTGGAAATGCCCAATGACGTGACAATAGATCGCGTTCTCCTG ATAGCCTACCACATTTCGGACACCGATGTAGTGGCTCGAGGGGGCGCCATTCGCACGGTGGAGCGTCTACCCTACAGCACCGAAACGCCGTACGGCTACGGCAACGATAACGGAGGCGGCAACACGGCCGGCTTGCTGCTGTACATCGATGGACGATTTGGACCGGTGACGTCATTTACTGGGACTTACAAAGCCGATGAGTGGTCCCTGTCGGTCGGTTTATTAGCCCAGTCACCATCAGTACCCGAAG CGGGAGAAGTGAGCCAGAGTTTTTGGACGCGATTTGCATTCCACTACGATGACAGCTGGACTGATTGCCATGGCGACCAATACGTCAAGAGGACATCATATGACGTGGGCAGATACGTAGGTGTGGTTCTATGCACCAGCACAAAGTATAAGATTCTTCTGGCAGACGATCTCGAGGAAGAGTTTCT CAACGTGGCTGACCAGAGCGGCAGCGGCAAGGATCATTGCGAGTTTGTCGGTGCCCCGAACGAACTCAACGTTGAAAGCCACAGCGGTAACATCTTCAACGCTCCTCTGGTACCAG GTTATCACCGCGCTGAATGGGGCGAGTCCCCGGAGTTTGGTTTCATCGGAGGCGGAGTTGGAACGGCATGGACTGGCAAGTACCCGGCGCGGTCCTATGAATGCGGAGTCAACATTCCGGGAAACTTAATGCCATAG
- the LOC139143776 gene encoding uncharacterized protein yields the protein MFEVAAENFVEIVGKGSLIPSPSLEASIHCKPLSLVIQHLPKWPWQSPMYTPQPFKLHEVLEKSGRERHHGLPIISRKLVEFHNSMSLMARGKLGCRIVTVLRLNVQGSDSIDVQVNLGTIFRSDVDVPLLAEYLKTVYLNKDNMLVKSMGDARKQRLCVIVGRFYTSRESTIRVMTKKSSATEATLSAAIPYVASMEASVSQAEESNQTHFVTLPKFTTIAYKVCELDVGVNGALALMTFGSPALRRTEFDKGPCTSPDGDFNFPSAAITFTSLSSDNKQRLLQLYREVIASPCCIQPLLEVISRVTDTSDGEDDRKPIDVKNIDEKFEYWPVEWKNVLSHIGFSITEDALLADESLSVGMLESTRVLLEALSELSDHQCQVLSESDGSQLAELEKSLNKVAEQELDSMDENSNIPQNLKATLKKLTSPPPSIADTAEWSYSMLSDEAKERDPMATPECNIELLRVVLLMVCHLSESTVT from the exons ATGTTTGAGGTAGCTGCTGAAAATTTCGTCGAGATCGTCGGCAAGGGAAGTCTCATTCCCTCACCGTCTCTGGAAGCGTCGATACACTGCAAGCCGCTGTCTCTGGTCATCCAACATTTACCAAAGTGGCCCTGGCAGTCGCCCATGTATACGCCGCAGCCGTTCAAACTTCACGAGGTGCTGGAGAAGAGTGGCCGGGAGCGTCATCACGGGCTGCCGATCATTTCACGGAAGCTGGTGGAGTTCCACAATTCGATGAGTCTGATGGCCAGGGGCAAGCTTGGCTGCAGAATTGTCACCGTTCTTCGCCTGAACGTGCAAGGGAGTGATAGCATTGACGTGCAGGTCAACCTGGGCACCATCTTTCGCTCCGACGTAGACGTGCCGCTCCTCGCCGAGTACCTGAAAACCGT ATACTTGAATAAGGATAATATGCTGGTGAAGTCGATGGGAGATGCGAGAAAACAACGACTGTGCGTTATTGTCGGCCGATTTTACACGTCCAGAGAGTCGACAATCCGAGTAATGACCAAGAAATCTTCGGCTACAGAGGCGACACTATCCGCTGCAATACCTTATGTG GCATCTATGGAGGCCAGCGTTTCTCAGGCTGAGGAGAGTAACCAAACACATTTTGTAACTCTACCGAAGTTCACCACCATTGCGTATAAGGTTTGCGAGCTTGACGTCGGCGTTAATGGAGCTCTCGCTCTGATGACGTTTGGCAGCCCAGCGTTGCGCCGAACCGAATTCGACAAAGGACCATGTACCTCTCCAG ACGGAGATTTCAACTTCCCCTCGGCGGCGATCACTTTCACTTCACTGTCATCCGACAACAAGCAGCGATTGCTTCAACTTTATCGCGAAGTAATCGCCTCGCCGTGTTGCATCCAGCCACTGCTAGAAGTG ATATCCAGGGTTACAGACACTTCAGATGGCGAGGACGACCGCAAACCGATAGATGTCAAGAACATCgatgaaaaatttgagtactgGCCAGTTGAATGGAAGAATGTACTTAGTCACATCGGCTTCTCAATAACA gaaGACGCCTTGTTGGCTGACGAGTCTCTGAGTGTTGGAATGCTTGAATCGACCCGTGTACTGTTGGAAGCCCTATCAG AACTTTCCGATCACCAGTGTCAAGTCCTAAGTGAGAGCGATGGAAGTCAACTAGCTGAACTTGAAAAATCA TTGAATAAAGTAGCAGAACAGGAGTTGGATTCAATGGACGAAAATTCAAATATCCCCCAAAACCTGAAAGCGACGCTAAAGAAACTGACGAGTCCGCCGCCCTCTATCGCCGACACTGCAGAATGGAGTTATTCAATGTTGTCAGACGAAGCGAAAGAAAGAGATCCTATGGCGACACCTGAGTGCAATATTGAACTTTTACGGGTGGTTTTGCTAATGGTGTGCCATTTAAGTGAATccacggtcacgtga